The bacterium nucleotide sequence CACTCTTCGATGGCCGACTCCAGGCTGCCCCCGTACTTCCGCTTCACCCCGTCGAGCACGGCGAGGCGTGACTCGATCTCCTCGAGCCTGGCGGGATCGGAATCGAGGAGCTCGCCATAGCGCCGGACCTCGGCCGCCACGTCGGAGAGGTCCTCCTCGAGGGAACCGAGCCGCCTCGCCTGCTCCGTCAAGCGCGGGTCCAGATCGGCGGCGGCGCGAAGGGCCGCCGCGGCGCGGGCGACGCCATCCTCCCGAAGCGCGTCCCCTGCTTCATGTCCGAGCTCGGCCAGCCGAGCCGCATGCCTCACGGCCGCCCGCTCCGCCGCCAGCTCCGCGTCCTCGGCCGGGCGTAGGCCGGCGGCGCGCAGCTCCTCCAGCTGCCAGCGCAGATACTCCTGCTCGCGCTGTCCACGCGAGCGCAGCTGCTCGAGATCGCGGATCGCGTTCACGGCCGCGAGCCAGGCGCCGTGGGATGCGGCCACCGCCGATCGCAGCTCCAACGCGCCGGCGTACGCGTCCAGCAGGTCTGTCTGGGTGTCGGGATCGAGCAGGGCATGGTGCTCGTGCTGGCCGTGCAGCGCGACCAGGTTGCGCCCGAGCTCGCGCAGCTGGCCTGGATTGGCGGGGCGCCCATCGATTCGAGCCGCACCGCGCCGGCCCAGCTCTCGCTGCAGCACAAGGGACGTCCCGCCGGACTCGAACTCCCCTTCCACCGTCGCGCGGTCCGCGCCATGGCGTATCTGGTCGGCCGCGCCCCGAGCGCCGAGCGTGAGGCCGAGGGCGTCGACGATCAGCGACTTGCCGCTGCCGGTCTCGCCGGTCAGCAGGTTGAGCCCCGGACCGAAGCGCACCCGCGACTCCGCGACCAGGGCGAGGTCGTGCACCCTGAGCTCTCGAAGCATCAGTGGCTGGCCACCTACTTCATGGGGACGAGCGGGCGCCCCCAGCCAAGCCTCTCGCCCAGCCGGCGGTAGAAACCCTCCGGCGGGCTGAAGCGAACGACCTTGAGGCGCCGGGGATGCGAGCCGCAGCGAAGCATGTCGCCCGCCTCCACCGCCCATCCGCTCCGCCCGTCGATTCGCATCTCGGCGGGGCCGCGCACGACGGACAGTGTGATGTCCTGTCTCGGCGGAAAGACGATCGGGCGCACGGTGAGCGCGAATGGGTTCATGGGCACGAGCACGAGGTCGCGCAGCGTCGGCTCGAGGATGGGCCCCCCGCTGGCGAGCGCGTAGGCCGTCGACCCGGTGGCGGTGGCGACCATCACGCCGTCCGCGTCGATGACGCCGACCTCCTGCCCGCCGACCTCGATCTCGACCCGCAGCATGCGGGCCTCGCCCGCGCGGTCGACGACGACCTCGTTGAGGCCGATGCTCTTCACCACGCTGCGGCCCTGGCGGCTCAACCCCACCTGCAGGATGGTGCGTTCCTCGATGCGATACGCGCCCTCGAGGAATCGGGACAGTCCGTCCTCGAGCTGGTCGGATTCGAGCTCCGTGAGGAAGCCGAGGCGTCCCAGGTTGACGCCCAGGATGGCCAGGCGCCGCGGCGCCGCCAGCCGGGCGCCGGCGAGGAACGTCCCGTCTCCACCCAGCGTCAGCACGAGCGTCGTGTCCTTCAGCTGGCCGGCGAGGGCGCTCACCGGCCCGTCGCGATGCGCCTCCCACGCCTCGACCTGACGCTCCCTGAGCGCCGTGAAGGCACGGTCGATCACCGACTGCTCAGCGCGCGGGCCGTGGAGGATGCAGACCTTCATGGGCGGTCGAGCCGGGGATCCGGCCGGCATCTCGGATCTCATCGGCTGGGCGCGAGCCTGAGGAAGATCTCACGGTTGCCCTCGGCGCCCGGCAGCTCCGAAGGCGCCTCGGCCGCCACGACGTAGCCGTTGCCGGCGCACCAAACGCGGAACCTGCTGAGGGCCGCCTCGATGGCGGCCGGGTCGCGAACGATCCCGCCCTTCCCCACCTCCGACCGCCCGACCTCGAACTGCGGCTTGAAGAGGGCGACCACGTCCGCGTCAGGCGCCGCGCGCCGCAGCGCCGGCATGACCTTCTCGAGGCTGATGAACGAGACGTCGATGACGATCAGACTGACCGGCTCGGGAAAGGCGTCGAGGTCACGCGCGTTGACCCGCTCGATCACGACCACGCGGGGGTCCTGGCGCAGGCGCCAGTGGAGCAGCCCGCGACCGACGTCGATGGCGTACACCCTGGCCGCCCC carries:
- a CDS encoding DNA repair protein RecN produces the protein MGGGGGRHASLRLASPAPQGRSLQPAGGFLPPAGREAWLGAPARPHEVGGQPLMLRELRVHDLALVAESRVRFGPGLNLLTGETGSGKSLIVDALGLTLGARGAADQIRHGADRATVEGEFESGGTSLVLQRELGRRGAARIDGRPANPGQLRELGRNLVALHGQHEHHALLDPDTQTDLLDAYAGALELRSAVAASHGAWLAAVNAIRDLEQLRSRGQREQEYLRWQLEELRAAGLRPAEDAELAAERAAVRHAARLAELGHEAGDALREDGVARAAAALRAAADLDPRLTEQARRLGSLEEDLSDVAAEVRRYGELLDSDPARLEEIESRLAVLDGVKRKYGGSLESAIEECRRLELQLGATEDLGAALAAAGHERDRCRADLEAAADRLSKARATAARRMQKAVAAELEGLRLEGARFEVRLNPQSEIGAAGAEAAEMMFSANPGEPLAPLARVASGGELARVMLAVKTVGADADRMPTLVFDEVDAGIGGEAAIQVGLRLKALGSRHQVLVVTHLAQIASFADHHLLVEKLPGSDGRNVVTVRELGSDEERAQELARMMSGGVTPKAVARAHELLEEARRPAARAGRTARS
- a CDS encoding NAD(+)/NADH kinase produces the protein MRSEMPAGSPARPPMKVCILHGPRAEQSVIDRAFTALRERQVEAWEAHRDGPVSALAGQLKDTTLVLTLGGDGTFLAGARLAAPRRLAILGVNLGRLGFLTELESDQLEDGLSRFLEGAYRIEERTILQVGLSRQGRSVVKSIGLNEVVVDRAGEARMLRVEIEVGGQEVGVIDADGVMVATATGSTAYALASGGPILEPTLRDLVLVPMNPFALTVRPIVFPPRQDITLSVVRGPAEMRIDGRSGWAVEAGDMLRCGSHPRRLKVVRFSPPEGFYRRLGERLGWGRPLVPMK
- a CDS encoding TlyA family RNA methyltransferase; the protein is MPRLDVLVTKGGFAESRERAQALILAGKVRVAGETVRRPDRSVRDDAPISVESSPNYASRGALKLAPALERFAVDPAGRVCADIGASTGGFTDVLLRRGAARVYAIDVGRGLLHWRLRQDPRVVVIERVNARDLDAFPEPVSLIVIDVSFISLEKVMPALRRAAPDADVVALFKPQFEVGRSEVGKGGIVRDPAAIEAALSRFRVWCAGNGYVVAAEAPSELPGAEGNREIFLRLAPSR